The Thermoleophilum album genome includes a window with the following:
- the cofH gene encoding 5-amino-6-(D-ribitylamino)uracil--L-tyrosine 4-hydroxyphenyl transferase CofH, protein MRRVTFSRNYTISLSRTCRCYCKYCAFATRKPHLHSPDAVERMLDEAVRRGAKELLVLTGEAPDEHPEVLRRLRSWGHRDFLDYVVWTCRRALDRGLLPHTNVGVVTRDELVRLRRVTASQGLMLESIVPDLVVHQGSPTKHPRARLRVIELAGELKIPFTTGILVGIGERHEDRIAGLATIASLHRRYGHVQEVILQNFVPHPRYYGQEPAEIADAAQGGRRAPRAPAPLPAWASEVTLEEMRDLVRACRQLMPDVGIQIPPNLAEWWIDLVEDGATDLGGLSANGDHISPEHPFPKPQVVRRQLAERGYVLGERLCVYPQYMNERWLDRAVLDVIRMRYWTFLPRGARLASWGRRVPSRDLVAPAIAKAREGRELSGEELAALFAETRPEAVEEIRQAADELRAEIAGETVTFVVNRNINVTNVCTVGCAFCGFGQSRRSPDAYELDEAEFVRRVEEAVAYGATEICMQSGIHPDWTLDDYVRWLRLAKEVAPHLHLHAYSPMEVHWMCERSGLGPRAVFERLREAGLGSVPGTAAEILDDAVRERISPNKLPVARWVEIIEAAHASGLRSTATVMFGHVESPWDLAEHMRIVRRIQERTGGFTEFVPLSFIPFQTLLGRRYGIEEISPAENLKHTAVFRLALGKTVRNLQASWVKMGIELATEALRWGVNDLGGTLMEENISRLAGAQHGVRLDPPELVAAAHRAGRPAAERTTLYEIRRRWPIGTAPARPRSAPPPRFPAALPTLNAASAPA, encoded by the coding sequence ATGCGGCGGGTCACCTTCTCCCGCAACTACACGATCTCGCTATCGCGCACCTGCCGTTGCTACTGCAAGTACTGCGCGTTCGCGACGCGCAAGCCGCACCTGCACTCCCCGGATGCGGTCGAGCGGATGCTCGACGAGGCGGTTCGCCGGGGCGCCAAGGAGCTTTTGGTGCTGACCGGCGAAGCGCCGGACGAGCATCCGGAGGTGCTCCGCCGGCTGCGCAGTTGGGGTCACCGAGACTTTCTCGACTACGTCGTCTGGACCTGTCGTCGCGCGCTCGACCGGGGGCTGTTGCCGCACACCAACGTGGGCGTCGTGACGCGCGACGAGCTGGTGCGTTTACGGCGCGTGACGGCTTCGCAGGGGCTGATGCTGGAGTCGATCGTGCCGGACCTCGTCGTCCATCAGGGCTCGCCGACCAAACACCCGCGCGCGCGTCTACGCGTAATCGAGCTTGCCGGCGAGCTCAAGATCCCCTTCACAACCGGGATCCTCGTGGGGATCGGGGAGCGTCACGAGGACCGCATCGCGGGGCTCGCGACGATCGCCTCCCTGCATCGGCGCTACGGCCACGTGCAGGAGGTGATCCTCCAGAACTTCGTCCCTCACCCTCGCTACTACGGCCAGGAACCGGCGGAGATCGCGGACGCCGCGCAAGGCGGCCGGCGTGCGCCGCGGGCACCAGCACCGCTGCCAGCTTGGGCGAGCGAGGTGACGCTCGAAGAAATGCGCGACCTGGTGCGCGCCTGTCGTCAACTGATGCCGGACGTTGGCATTCAGATTCCGCCCAACCTTGCCGAGTGGTGGATCGACCTGGTCGAGGACGGTGCCACCGATCTTGGTGGCCTCTCGGCGAACGGCGACCACATCTCCCCCGAACACCCCTTCCCCAAGCCGCAGGTGGTGCGCCGACAGCTGGCCGAGCGTGGCTACGTGTTGGGCGAGCGGCTCTGCGTCTACCCCCAGTACATGAACGAGCGGTGGCTGGACCGTGCTGTTCTCGACGTTATCCGCATGCGTTACTGGACGTTCTTGCCGCGGGGCGCCCGTCTCGCGAGTTGGGGCAGACGCGTGCCGTCGCGCGACCTCGTCGCGCCGGCGATCGCCAAAGCTCGTGAGGGCCGCGAGCTGTCGGGCGAGGAGCTCGCTGCGCTGTTCGCGGAAACGCGCCCGGAGGCGGTCGAGGAGATCCGTCAGGCGGCCGACGAGTTGCGCGCGGAGATTGCTGGTGAGACCGTCACCTTCGTCGTGAACCGCAACATCAACGTCACCAACGTCTGCACGGTCGGCTGCGCATTCTGCGGCTTCGGGCAGTCGCGCCGGTCGCCCGACGCTTACGAGCTCGACGAGGCGGAGTTCGTACGGCGCGTCGAGGAGGCCGTTGCCTACGGCGCCACGGAGATCTGCATGCAGTCCGGGATCCATCCCGACTGGACGCTCGACGACTATGTCCGCTGGCTGCGTTTGGCCAAGGAGGTCGCGCCCCACCTCCATCTACACGCCTACTCACCGATGGAGGTGCACTGGATGTGCGAGCGCTCGGGGCTTGGGCCACGCGCCGTGTTCGAGCGCCTGCGGGAGGCGGGTCTCGGCTCGGTGCCGGGGACGGCAGCGGAAATTCTCGACGACGCCGTGCGCGAGCGCATCTCCCCGAACAAGCTGCCGGTGGCGCGCTGGGTGGAGATCATCGAAGCGGCTCACGCGAGCGGCCTGCGGTCGACCGCGACGGTGATGTTCGGCCACGTCGAAAGCCCCTGGGATCTCGCCGAGCACATGCGAATCGTGCGGCGGATCCAGGAGCGCACCGGGGGTTTCACGGAGTTCGTGCCGCTTTCGTTCATCCCCTTCCAGACGCTGCTCGGTCGTCGCTACGGGATCGAGGAGATCAGCCCCGCCGAAAACCTCAAGCACACCGCGGTTTTCCGTCTCGCGCTCGGCAAAACCGTGCGCAACCTGCAGGCCAGCTGGGTGAAAATGGGGATCGAGTTGGCGACCGAGGCCTTGCGCTGGGGCGTCAACGACCTCGGCGGCACCCTCATGGAGGAGAACATCAGCCGCCTCGCCGGCGCCCAGCACGGTGTGCGCCTCGATCCTCCCGAGTTGGTCGCCGCAGCGCACCGTGCCGGGCGTCCGGCCGCCGAGCGCACGACGCTCTACGAGATTCGTCGTCGCTGGCCGATCGGCACGGCTCCGGCGCGTCCCCGGAGCGCGCCGCCGCCTCGCTTCCCCGCCGCGCTTCCTACTCTGAACGCAGCGTCCGCGCCGGCTTGA
- a CDS encoding FtsX-like permease family protein, which produces MRIASRAQAIGAALRTQTLLLRSVLREAPAQLLLTGAVVALAAGVLTVAIALFAIGRDPLERARRAAGDPTVLVSGPRSAVEQARRLPGVAAAGPLQAQRPLLVAAPDSRVEVVARTWPRHTTVDRPLLESGRAPRPHALAEIVVERTFARAVGLRTGQVVRLGRHRALIVGIAASVSRPPYSATRDGLVWAPARFFAGANRAQEAVAALRLRRTDAAAVRRYRARVRALAPEARVETIDAIASDYAQLTRLETVVAQTFALLGLVAACFVIATASSGRALSRMHEIGLLRALGVGPRQAASRHLLENLTVAVPAAVIGSLLGLLAATPLLRPFAELFGDALAPRPNLSAAVFSTLIALAAVVVATIPAVVRALTVRTASALVLGRPRGPAGRRSRLAGAALRAGLPPTLALGLAEAFARRPRAWLCVGTVAFAVAMLVALASMERTYARLLADPARDGRPWDVRVEPPTAAGALREAASDARVRVMTQATLSRLPARVAGEPAVVRVVEGAWREMQPAIARGRALRAAGEALVGRRLLERLGVAPGDRVTVAVGGRRLLVRFVGRYVEPLDRAMTLWLAAPTLRAGGVATPRPEALLLRLSDPGRDRVFAAALERRTEQGVRIRVARDIWREERASARRVVYSLDAVLLGIAVANVLCAFLLAVQERARNLALLKVLGVTPRQLAAIVAVGAGALGALAFALGVPLGWKIFETVVVVLNPHDGADVSAWAPPWAVALLLPTSVLLAACAALPPARRAARLKPARTLRSE; this is translated from the coding sequence GTGAGGATCGCGAGCCGGGCGCAGGCGATCGGCGCAGCACTGCGCACGCAGACGCTCTTGCTGCGCTCGGTGCTGCGCGAGGCGCCCGCACAGCTGCTTTTGACGGGCGCGGTAGTGGCGCTCGCAGCGGGTGTGTTGACGGTCGCCATCGCCCTGTTCGCGATCGGTCGCGACCCGCTCGAGCGCGCCCGACGGGCGGCTGGCGACCCGACGGTCCTGGTCTCGGGACCGCGCAGCGCCGTCGAGCAAGCGCGGCGCCTTCCGGGAGTAGCGGCCGCAGGCCCCCTGCAGGCCCAGCGACCGCTCCTCGTCGCCGCCCCCGATTCGCGGGTCGAGGTGGTTGCGCGAACGTGGCCGCGCCACACGACGGTCGATCGCCCGCTTCTCGAGAGCGGTCGCGCGCCGCGGCCACACGCCCTCGCCGAAATCGTCGTCGAACGAACCTTCGCGCGCGCGGTCGGCCTCCGCACCGGCCAGGTGGTGCGCCTCGGGCGCCATCGCGCCCTCATCGTCGGTATCGCCGCGAGCGTCTCGCGGCCGCCATACTCAGCGACCCGCGACGGTCTGGTGTGGGCGCCGGCGCGGTTTTTCGCCGGCGCGAACCGGGCGCAGGAGGCGGTCGCGGCGCTGCGCCTTCGCCGCACCGACGCGGCCGCAGTGCGGCGTTACCGAGCGCGTGTGCGTGCCCTCGCTCCCGAAGCACGCGTAGAGACGATCGACGCGATCGCCTCCGACTACGCCCAGCTCACGCGGCTCGAAACGGTCGTGGCACAAACCTTCGCGCTACTTGGACTGGTTGCCGCCTGCTTCGTGATCGCGACCGCTAGCAGCGGCAGGGCGTTGTCACGGATGCACGAGATCGGCCTGCTGCGCGCACTCGGCGTGGGCCCGCGGCAAGCAGCTTCGCGGCACCTGCTGGAGAATTTGACGGTTGCGGTGCCTGCTGCCGTGATCGGCTCGCTGCTAGGCCTGCTGGCAGCGACGCCGCTTTTGCGGCCGTTCGCCGAGCTGTTCGGCGATGCGCTCGCACCCCGCCCCAACCTCTCGGCTGCTGTCTTCTCGACGCTAATTGCGCTCGCCGCGGTGGTGGTCGCCACGATTCCCGCGGTCGTTCGTGCGTTGACCGTTCGCACGGCGTCGGCGCTAGTCCTTGGTCGTCCGCGTGGTCCTGCCGGCCGCCGTTCGCGCCTCGCGGGCGCGGCCTTGCGTGCTGGCCTTCCGCCAACGTTGGCGCTCGGTCTGGCGGAGGCGTTCGCGCGCCGACCCCGCGCCTGGCTGTGCGTGGGGACGGTCGCGTTCGCGGTCGCGATGCTCGTCGCCCTGGCCTCGATGGAACGGACCTACGCGCGCTTGCTTGCCGATCCCGCGCGCGACGGCCGACCTTGGGACGTGCGGGTCGAACCGCCCACAGCGGCCGGCGCCCTGCGCGAAGCCGCCAGCGATGCGCGTGTGCGGGTAATGACCCAGGCCACGCTATCGCGCCTGCCGGCCCGGGTTGCCGGTGAGCCGGCGGTCGTGCGGGTGGTCGAAGGCGCCTGGCGGGAGATGCAGCCGGCGATCGCTCGCGGCCGCGCGCTGCGGGCGGCCGGCGAAGCCCTGGTCGGACGGCGGCTGCTCGAACGACTGGGCGTCGCGCCGGGCGATCGCGTGACCGTCGCGGTCGGCGGTCGGCGGCTTTTGGTGCGGTTCGTCGGTCGCTACGTGGAGCCACTAGACCGCGCGATGACGCTCTGGCTGGCAGCGCCAACGCTGCGTGCCGGCGGCGTGGCGACGCCCCGGCCCGAGGCTCTTTTGTTGCGGCTTAGCGATCCCGGCCGTGACCGCGTCTTCGCGGCGGCGCTCGAGCGCCGCACCGAGCAGGGGGTGCGGATCCGCGTGGCACGCGACATTTGGCGTGAGGAACGCGCTTCGGCGCGCCGTGTCGTCTACTCGCTCGATGCGGTCCTGCTGGGGATCGCGGTCGCCAACGTTTTGTGCGCGTTCCTGTTGGCGGTCCAGGAGCGCGCACGGAACCTCGCTTTGCTCAAGGTGTTGGGCGTCACACCGCGCCAGTTGGCAGCGATCGTGGCGGTCGGTGCCGGTGCGTTGGGGGCCCTCGCTTTCGCGCTTGGCGTACCGCTCGGCTGGAAGATCTTCGAGACGGTGGTGGTCGTTTTGAACCCCCACGACGGTGCCGATGTGTCGGCCTGGGCGCCGCCCTGGGCGGTCGCTCTGCTGTTGCCGACGAGCGTGCTGTTGGCGGCCTGCGCCGCGCTGCCGCCGGCGCGTCGGGCGGCGCGCCTCAAGCCGGCGCGGACGCTGCGTTCAGAGTAG
- a CDS encoding MIP/aquaporin family protein, with protein MQDRGPAAYLAEFIGTLLLVFLITATLSLYLAEPSATNPSPFIDWSVIGLVHALGLAVLYYALRPYSGAHLNPAVTLAMAVLRRIRGADAAVYIVCQLAGATIGALLTKLLLLDEGRPFDWGAVSVSERLSGDLPLGMLAEGIAVVLLVFVFIELAERARGELGAGPLWLGGTLGVAAMVFGPLTGSSLNPARAFGPALVSGSFGGADKFLLVYVAAPALAALAACGLSVALRSLPGAEPPEAERSPSAGPARAAKR; from the coding sequence TTGCAGGACCGTGGACCCGCTGCTTATCTCGCCGAGTTCATCGGCACGCTCCTGCTGGTGTTCCTTATCACCGCGACCCTCTCGCTGTACCTCGCGGAGCCGAGCGCCACTAACCCCTCGCCGTTCATCGACTGGTCGGTGATTGGGCTAGTCCATGCGCTCGGCTTGGCCGTCCTGTACTACGCGCTACGGCCCTACTCGGGAGCTCACCTCAACCCGGCGGTGACGCTTGCGATGGCGGTGCTGAGGCGGATCCGGGGCGCCGACGCGGCGGTCTACATCGTCTGTCAGCTGGCGGGGGCGACGATCGGTGCGCTGCTCACGAAGCTGCTGTTGCTCGATGAGGGCCGCCCGTTCGATTGGGGGGCGGTATCGGTCAGCGAACGCTTGAGCGGAGACCTACCGCTCGGGATGCTCGCCGAGGGAATCGCAGTGGTTCTGCTCGTTTTTGTGTTCATCGAGCTCGCCGAGCGCGCACGCGGGGAGCTCGGCGCCGGACCGCTCTGGCTCGGCGGCACGCTGGGTGTAGCGGCCATGGTCTTCGGACCGCTCACCGGTTCTTCGCTCAACCCGGCCCGCGCGTTCGGCCCAGCGCTCGTTTCGGGGAGCTTCGGAGGGGCCGACAAGTTCCTGCTCGTTTACGTGGCGGCCCCGGCGTTGGCTGCTCTCGCGGCCTGCGGGTTGAGCGTGGCGCTGCGCTCGCTCCCCGGCGCCGAGCCGCCGGAAGCGGAGCGCTCACCTAGCGCCGGTCCGGCCCGCGCAGCGAAGCGTTAA